One region of Faecalibacter bovis genomic DNA includes:
- the paaC gene encoding 1,2-phenylacetyl-CoA epoxidase subunit PaaC gives MTATVYQNNQNYIDFILHLADTNLILAQRLAELCGHGPILEQDIAITNISLDLLGQTSNYYEYAAEMIGNGATEDTLAMLREEREYKNLLLVELPNGHFGDTVARQFFYDTYHVMLLEQLLKAKDLKLQSIAEKSLKEVKYHAKWSSEWMIRLGDGTQESHDKIQQSVNDILPYVNEAFIPASYQKALIEEGLIDDAADFKAAWLAKVNEILEEATLTADIENAFAQKGGKEGVHTEHLGYILTELQYMQRTYPNLQW, from the coding sequence ATGACTGCAACAGTATATCAAAACAATCAAAATTACATCGATTTTATCTTGCATTTAGCAGATACTAATCTAATTTTAGCGCAACGCCTTGCTGAATTATGTGGTCATGGACCAATTTTAGAGCAAGATATTGCAATCACAAATATCTCATTAGATTTATTAGGTCAAACATCTAATTACTATGAGTATGCTGCTGAAATGATTGGTAATGGAGCTACTGAAGATACTTTAGCAATGTTGCGTGAAGAACGTGAATACAAAAACTTATTATTAGTTGAATTACCAAACGGTCATTTCGGTGATACAGTTGCACGTCAATTTTTCTACGACACTTACCATGTAATGTTGTTAGAGCAGTTGTTAAAAGCAAAAGATTTAAAATTACAATCTATCGCAGAAAAATCATTAAAAGAAGTAAAATACCATGCTAAATGGTCTTCTGAATGGATGATTCGTTTAGGTGATGGTACGCAAGAATCTCACGATAAAATTCAACAATCTGTTAATGATATTTTGCCTTACGTAAATGAAGCTTTCATTCCAGCTTCTTACCAAAAAGCTTTAATCGAAGAAGGTTTAATTGATGATGCAGCTGATTTTAAAGCAGCTTGGTTAGCAAAAGTAAACGAAATCTTAGAAGAAGCTACTTTAACTGCAGATATTGAAAATGCATTTGCACAAAAAGGTGGTAAAGAAGGTGTTCATACAGAACATTTAGGTTATATTTTAACAGAGTTGCAATATATGCAAAGAACATATCCAAACTTACAATGGTAA
- the paaB gene encoding 1,2-phenylacetyl-CoA epoxidase subunit PaaB yields MENRDWPLWEVFIRSRQGLDHKHVGSLHAADEKMALENARDVYTRRMEGVSIWVVESCNIHASNPDEAEQFFDPAEDKVYRHPTFYDVPEEIKNM; encoded by the coding sequence ATGGAAAATAGAGATTGGCCTTTATGGGAAGTATTCATTAGAAGTAGACAAGGATTAGATCACAAACACGTTGGAAGCTTACACGCTGCTGACGAAAAAATGGCATTAGAAAATGCTCGTGACGTTTATACTCGTCGTATGGAAGGTGTTAGTATTTGGGTTGTTGAATCTTGTAATATTCATGCTTCAAATCCAGATGAAGCGGAGCAATTTTTTGATCCAGCTGAAGATAAAGTTTATCGTCATCCAACATTTTATGATGTTCCTGAAGAAATTAAAAACATGTAA
- the paaA gene encoding 1,2-phenylacetyl-CoA epoxidase subunit PaaA, giving the protein MSAKEIDLQKLFDEKIDNEVRIEPKDWMPEAYRKTLIRQISQHAHSEIVGMLPEANWITRAPSLNRKKILLAKVQDEAGHGLYLYCAAETLGVSRIQTLNDLHSGKAKYSSIFNYPVLTWADIGMIGWLVDGAAILNQVPLCRTSYGPYARAMVRVCKEESFHQRQGYESLVVLSRGSEEQKAMMQDAMNRWWWPTLMMFGPKDEDSSNSELSMKWRIKRFSNDELRQRFVDITVHQAEYLGLTIPDPDLKWNEERGHYDFGEIDWEEFWNVVKGNGKCNKQRLDARRKAHENGAWVRDAATAYQEKRKQRQLNQEQRKNA; this is encoded by the coding sequence ATGAGCGCTAAAGAAATTGATTTACAAAAATTATTCGACGAAAAAATCGATAATGAGGTTCGTATCGAACCAAAAGATTGGATGCCTGAAGCATACCGCAAAACATTAATTAGACAAATCTCACAACATGCTCACTCAGAAATTGTAGGGATGTTGCCAGAAGCAAATTGGATAACAAGAGCTCCTTCTTTAAACAGAAAGAAAATCTTGTTAGCAAAAGTTCAAGATGAAGCTGGTCACGGATTATATTTATATTGTGCAGCAGAAACATTAGGTGTTTCTCGTATTCAAACATTAAATGATTTACATTCTGGTAAAGCAAAATACTCATCAATCTTTAATTACCCAGTTTTAACATGGGCTGATATAGGTATGATTGGATGGTTAGTTGACGGAGCAGCGATTTTAAATCAAGTCCCATTATGTCGTACTTCTTACGGACCATACGCTCGTGCAATGGTACGTGTTTGTAAAGAAGAATCTTTCCACCAAAGACAAGGGTACGAATCTTTAGTAGTTTTATCTCGTGGTTCAGAAGAGCAAAAAGCAATGATGCAAGATGCAATGAATCGCTGGTGGTGGCCAACTTTAATGATGTTTGGTCCAAAAGACGAAGATTCTTCAAACTCAGAATTATCAATGAAATGGAGAATTAAACGTTTCTCTAATGACGAATTACGTCAACGTTTCGTAGATATTACTGTTCACCAAGCTGAATATTTAGGATTAACTATTCCTGATCCAGATTTAAAATGGAACGAGGAAAGAGGTCACTACGATTTCGGAGAAATTGATTGGGAAGAATTCTGGAATGTTGTTAAAGGTAACGGAAAATGTAACAAACAACGTTTAGATGCTCGTCGTAAAGCTCATGAAAATGGAGCTTGGGTACGCGATGCTGCAACAGCTTACCAAGAAAAGAGAAAACAAAGACAATTAAATCAAGAACAACGCAAAAACGCATAA
- the paaE gene encoding 1,2-phenylacetyl-CoA epoxidase subunit PaaE — protein sequence MAINFHKLTVKQVKRETPECVSVVLDVPTELQNEFKFKQGQYLTFKDIKDDQEIRRSYSICSCPTEGELRVAVKKIQNGVFSTYVNDSLQVGDTLDVMTPQGNFFTEVESTNEKLYVGIVAGSGITPVMSIMKAVLNTEPNSKFVLLYGNRNKGNIIFKEEIEALKNKYMDRLSVYNILSREIADAEILSGRIDREKIDYFLQNIIDPKQVDEVFLCGPEEMILSGRDAFVEAGVDNKKVHFELFYSATAEAKKVEHQNAVTDSDDTMSKLTIKLDASALIIDLGYHGETILDAALKNGADLPYACKGGVCATCKCKVEKGEVHMDINYSLELDEVEAGFVLSCQAHPRSEEVVVNFDIK from the coding sequence ATGGCAATCAATTTTCACAAATTAACAGTTAAACAAGTAAAACGCGAAACGCCTGAATGTGTTTCTGTTGTTTTAGATGTGCCAACTGAATTACAAAACGAATTTAAATTTAAACAAGGTCAATACCTTACGTTTAAAGATATTAAAGACGATCAAGAAATTAGACGTTCTTACTCTATTTGTTCTTGCCCAACTGAAGGCGAATTAAGAGTAGCAGTTAAAAAAATTCAAAACGGAGTTTTTTCAACTTATGTAAATGATTCTTTACAAGTAGGAGATACATTAGATGTAATGACTCCTCAAGGAAATTTCTTTACAGAAGTTGAAAGTACTAACGAAAAATTATATGTAGGAATTGTTGCAGGATCTGGTATTACTCCAGTAATGTCAATCATGAAAGCAGTTCTTAACACAGAACCTAATAGCAAATTTGTGCTATTATACGGAAACCGTAACAAAGGAAATATCATCTTCAAAGAAGAAATTGAAGCATTAAAAAATAAGTACATGGATCGCTTAAGTGTTTACAACATTTTGAGCCGTGAAATCGCTGATGCTGAAATTTTAAGTGGTAGAATCGATCGTGAAAAAATTGATTATTTTTTACAAAACATTATCGATCCTAAACAAGTTGATGAAGTATTCTTATGCGGACCGGAAGAAATGATTTTAAGCGGTCGTGACGCTTTCGTTGAAGCAGGTGTAGATAATAAAAAAGTTCATTTCGAATTATTTTACAGTGCTACAGCAGAAGCTAAAAAGGTTGAACACCAAAATGCAGTAACAGATTCTGATGATACAATGAGTAAGTTAACAATCAAATTAGATGCTTCGGCTTTAATTATTGATTTAGGTTACCATGGTGAGACAATCTTAGATGCAGCTTTAAAAAATGGTGCCGATTTACCTTATGCTTGTAAAGGTGGTGTTTGTGCTACATGTAAGTGTAAAGTTGAAAAAGGTGAGGTACATATGGATATCAATTACTCATTAGAGCTAGATGAAGTTGAGGCAGGATTTGTTTTATCATGTCAAGCGCATCCTCGTTCAGAAGAAGTAGTAGTTAATTTTGATATCAAGTAA